In Agromyces sp. 3263, a single genomic region encodes these proteins:
- the purB gene encoding adenylosuccinate lyase: protein MTSLPPQPLSPLDGRYRAAVGELGEHLSEAGLNRARVQVEVEWLIAQTDRGFFGSSPLTAEQKAQLRSVVAEFGQADIDELATLEATTRHDVKAVEYYVRRRLELLGLDAISELTHFACTSEDINNLSYAITVRDAVREVWLPKYRTVIDAIAALAVEHRDAAMLSRTHGQPATPSTMGKELAVFVHRLERIAKQVEATEYLGKFSGATGTFSAHVVAAPDVAWPDVSREFVESLGLTWNPLTTQIESHDWQAELYGRVSHANRVLHNLATDIWTYISLGYFRQIPQAGATGSSTMPHKVNPIRFENAEANLELSSAVLDSLAATLVTSRLQRDLTDSSAQRNIGVGFGHSLLALDNIERGLREIDLDAALLLADLDGNWEVLGEAIQTVIRAEVVAGRSTIADPYALLKDLTRGKRIGAADLAAFVEGLEIGHDAKQRLLALTPATYTGLASELVDRL, encoded by the coding sequence ATGACTTCGCTGCCTCCCCAGCCGCTCAGCCCGCTCGACGGACGGTATCGCGCCGCCGTCGGCGAACTCGGCGAGCACCTCTCCGAGGCAGGCCTGAACCGGGCGCGCGTGCAGGTCGAGGTCGAGTGGCTCATCGCGCAGACCGATCGCGGATTCTTCGGCTCGTCGCCGCTCACCGCCGAGCAGAAGGCGCAGCTGCGCTCCGTCGTGGCGGAGTTCGGCCAGGCCGACATCGACGAGCTCGCCACGCTCGAGGCCACGACCCGCCACGACGTGAAAGCCGTCGAGTACTACGTGCGGCGGCGGCTCGAGCTGCTCGGACTCGACGCGATCTCCGAGCTCACCCACTTCGCCTGCACGAGCGAGGACATCAACAACCTCTCCTACGCGATCACCGTGCGCGACGCCGTGCGCGAGGTGTGGCTGCCGAAGTACCGCACCGTCATCGACGCGATCGCGGCCCTCGCCGTCGAGCACCGCGACGCGGCGATGCTCTCGCGCACCCACGGCCAGCCGGCGACCCCGTCGACCATGGGCAAGGAGCTCGCGGTCTTCGTGCACCGCCTCGAGCGCATCGCGAAGCAGGTCGAGGCCACCGAGTACCTCGGCAAGTTCTCGGGCGCGACCGGCACGTTCTCGGCGCACGTGGTCGCGGCACCGGATGTCGCGTGGCCCGACGTGTCGCGCGAGTTCGTCGAGTCGCTCGGGCTCACCTGGAACCCCCTCACCACGCAGATCGAGTCGCACGACTGGCAGGCGGAGCTCTACGGCCGCGTGTCACACGCCAACCGGGTGCTGCACAACCTCGCGACCGACATCTGGACCTACATCTCGCTCGGCTACTTCCGGCAGATCCCGCAGGCCGGCGCCACCGGGTCCTCGACCATGCCCCACAAGGTGAACCCCATCCGCTTCGAGAACGCCGAGGCCAACCTCGAGCTCTCGTCGGCGGTGCTCGACTCGCTCGCCGCGACCCTGGTGACGAGCCGCCTGCAGCGCGACCTCACCGACTCGAGCGCGCAGCGCAACATCGGCGTCGGCTTCGGGCACTCGCTGCTCGCGCTCGACAACATCGAGCGCGGCCTCCGTGAGATCGACCTCGACGCTGCGCTGCTCCTCGCCGACCTCGACGGCAACTGGGAGGTGCTCGGCGAGGCCATCCAGACGGTCATCCGCGCCGAGGTCGTGGCCGGGCGCTCGACCATCGCCGACCCGTATGCGTTGCTGAAGGACCTCACGCGCGGCAAGCGCATCGGCGCGGCCGACCTCGCCGCGTTCGTCGAGGGGCTCGAGATCGGCCACGACGCGAAGCAGCGCCTGCTCGCGCTCACCCCCGCGACGTACACGGGCCTCGCCTCGGAGCTCGTCGACCGACTCTGA
- a CDS encoding low molecular weight protein-tyrosine-phosphatase, which translates to MTRAEPAGDAAQPFRVSFVCTGNICRSPMAEVVLRSLAERAGLGEHLAIESAATGDWHVGERADQRTIDALERAGYDGSQHRARQFEAGDFPDLDLIVAFDRGQARILRNWAPSSLDQDKVRLLLEFDSDLAPLQDVPDPYYSDEATFDRVLGMIERSTSALFRQLAPALRQGIR; encoded by the coding sequence ATGACGCGAGCGGAACCCGCGGGGGACGCCGCGCAGCCCTTCAGAGTGTCGTTCGTCTGCACCGGCAACATCTGCCGGTCACCGATGGCCGAGGTCGTGCTGCGCTCCCTCGCCGAACGCGCCGGGCTCGGCGAGCACCTCGCCATCGAATCGGCGGCCACCGGTGACTGGCACGTGGGCGAGCGTGCCGACCAGCGCACGATCGACGCGCTCGAGCGGGCGGGGTACGACGGGTCGCAGCATCGCGCGCGCCAGTTCGAGGCCGGCGACTTCCCCGACCTCGACCTCATCGTCGCGTTCGACCGCGGTCAGGCGCGCATCCTGCGCAACTGGGCGCCGTCGTCGCTCGACCAGGACAAGGTGCGGTTGCTGCTCGAATTCGACTCCGACCTGGCGCCGCTGCAGGACGTGCCCGACCCCTACTACTCCGACGAGGCGACCTTCGATCGAGTTCTTGGGATGATAGAGCGGTCGACGTCGGCACTCTTCCGGCAACTCGCGCCCGCACTCAGACAAGGAATCCGATGA
- a CDS encoding aminoglycoside phosphotransferase family protein, with protein MTDAPPPDFHVDPELAARLVAAQHPDLAGPVRHAAGGWDNVLFRLGERYAVRMPRRHEGVGLMWNEQRWLPELAAALPVPVPAPVRVGRPAPELGYDVPWSIVPWFDGQSGLSFDLETRGVAASALAGFVAELSATPAPVDAPSNPYRGVPLARRDAAIRARLTGGRIPDADRLLRVWERALAASEWTGPPVWLHGDLHPHNVLLAPSGFLVAVVDFGDLTAGDPATDLATAWLTFDARSRRRFRSELEVRRGVDEATWDRARGWALVIASAVVEMSSPASRFGSVAAEELAQVLLD; from the coding sequence ATGACGGATGCCCCGCCGCCCGACTTCCACGTGGACCCGGAGCTCGCCGCCCGGCTCGTGGCCGCCCAGCATCCCGACCTCGCCGGACCGGTGCGGCATGCGGCCGGCGGGTGGGACAACGTGCTGTTCCGCCTCGGCGAGCGGTACGCCGTGCGGATGCCGCGACGGCACGAAGGGGTCGGGCTCATGTGGAACGAGCAACGGTGGCTGCCCGAGCTCGCGGCCGCGCTGCCGGTTCCGGTGCCCGCGCCGGTGCGCGTCGGCCGGCCGGCGCCTGAGCTGGGCTACGACGTCCCGTGGAGCATCGTCCCGTGGTTCGACGGGCAGAGCGGGCTCTCCTTCGATCTCGAGACCCGCGGGGTCGCGGCGAGCGCACTGGCCGGGTTCGTCGCCGAGCTGAGCGCCACGCCGGCGCCGGTGGATGCCCCGTCCAACCCGTACCGCGGCGTGCCGCTCGCCCGCCGGGACGCGGCGATCCGAGCGCGCCTCACCGGCGGGCGCATCCCCGACGCAGATCGGCTGCTCAGGGTGTGGGAGCGTGCGCTCGCGGCATCCGAGTGGACCGGCCCGCCCGTGTGGCTCCACGGTGACCTGCACCCGCACAACGTGCTGCTCGCCCCGTCGGGCTTCCTGGTCGCGGTCGTCGACTTCGGGGACCTGACCGCCGGCGACCCGGCCACCGACCTCGCCACAGCATGGCTCACCTTCGACGCCCGCTCGCGGCGCCGCTTCCGTTCCGAGCTGGAGGTCCGCCGTGGGGTCGACGAGGCGACGTGGGACCGGGCGCGCGGCTGGGCGCTCGTGATCGCCTCCGCGGTCGTCGAGATGTCGAGTCCGGCCAGCCGGTTCGGAAGTGTCGCGGCCGAGGAGCTGGCGCAGGTGCTGCTCGACTGA
- a CDS encoding phage holin family protein encodes MRFIVKVIVVAVALWLTTLIVAGVKVVPYEDTTLATVLTYLLVGLIFGFVNAFVGTFVRIIAFPLYVLTLGLISFIVNGLLLLLVAWISDLMGFGLVVDGFWWGVLGALVLGLISWLIGLIVRPSRD; translated from the coding sequence ATGCGCTTCATCGTCAAGGTCATCGTCGTCGCCGTCGCCCTGTGGCTGACGACGCTCATCGTCGCCGGCGTCAAGGTGGTGCCGTACGAGGACACGACGCTCGCGACCGTGCTCACGTACCTGTTGGTCGGCCTGATCTTCGGCTTCGTGAACGCCTTCGTCGGCACCTTCGTGCGGATCATCGCGTTCCCGCTGTACGTGCTCACGCTCGGGCTCATCTCGTTCATCGTGAACGGACTCCTGCTGCTGCTCGTGGCCTGGATCAGCGACCTCATGGGGTTCGGCCTCGTGGTCGACGGCTTCTGGTGGGGCGTGCTCGGCGCGCTCGTGCTCGGCCTCATCAGCTGGCTGATCGGCCTCATCGTGCGCCCGTCGCGCGACTGA
- a CDS encoding histidinol-phosphate transaminase: MRASVRLRPEIAALPPYRQGRPAPADGFKLSSNENPHAPLPGVADAVAATAVEINRYPDATALPLRERLAERFGVTADEVIVGAGSVSLLAQFIAAAAGPGDEVVYSWRSFEAYPGLVTVSGAASVRVPNRADHGHDLDAMVDAITERTRVAIVCSPNNPTGTIVTAADFDAFMARVPGDLLVLLDEAYIEFVRDAASVDGRSLIGRHPNLVILRTFSKAYGLAGLRVGYAVGPEAILDAARATAIPLGVTAASSAAALASLEPAAEAELLARVDTIAQRRDAVRAALLEQGWAVPEAHGNFVWLPTGDATVEVAERLFSAGLVTRAFPPEGIRISIGEPESVETLLRILGELVPASQEGRTS; encoded by the coding sequence ATGAGGGCCAGCGTGCGCCTTCGCCCCGAGATCGCCGCCCTCCCCCCGTATCGCCAGGGCCGCCCGGCGCCCGCCGACGGCTTCAAGCTCTCGAGCAACGAGAACCCCCACGCGCCGCTGCCGGGGGTGGCCGATGCCGTCGCCGCGACGGCCGTCGAGATCAACCGTTACCCCGACGCCACGGCCCTCCCCCTGCGCGAGCGACTGGCGGAGCGATTCGGCGTCACGGCTGACGAGGTGATCGTCGGCGCCGGGTCGGTCTCGCTCCTCGCGCAGTTCATCGCCGCGGCCGCCGGTCCGGGCGACGAGGTCGTCTACTCGTGGCGGTCGTTCGAGGCCTACCCCGGCCTGGTCACGGTGTCGGGCGCGGCGAGCGTTCGGGTGCCGAACCGCGCCGATCACGGCCACGACCTCGACGCGATGGTCGACGCCATCACGGAGCGCACGCGTGTCGCCATCGTGTGCTCGCCGAACAACCCCACGGGCACCATCGTCACGGCCGCCGACTTCGACGCATTCATGGCCAGGGTGCCGGGCGACCTGCTCGTGCTGCTCGACGAGGCCTACATCGAGTTCGTCCGCGACGCGGCATCCGTCGACGGCCGCTCGCTCATCGGCCGTCACCCGAACCTCGTGATCCTCCGCACCTTCTCCAAGGCCTACGGGCTCGCCGGCCTGCGGGTGGGCTATGCCGTCGGTCCCGAGGCGATCCTCGACGCCGCGCGCGCGACCGCGATCCCCCTTGGCGTCACCGCCGCGTCGTCCGCCGCGGCACTCGCCTCGCTCGAGCCCGCCGCCGAGGCCGAACTGCTCGCCCGCGTCGATACGATCGCCCAGCGCCGAGACGCGGTGCGTGCGGCCCTGCTCGAGCAGGGCTGGGCCGTGCCCGAGGCGCACGGCAACTTCGTGTGGCTGCCCACGGGCGACGCCACCGTCGAGGTCGCCGAGCGCCTGTTCTCCGCCGGGCTCGTCACCCGGGCGTTCCCGCCCGAGGGCATCCGCATCTCGATCGGCGAGCCCGAGTCTGTCGAAACCCTCCTCCGCATCCTCGGTGAGCTTGTACCGGCTTCACAAGAAGGGCGTACCTCGTAG
- a CDS encoding thiamine pyrophosphate-dependent dehydrogenase E1 component subunit alpha, translated as MAARERDFTAPTVQLLTPSGELRPTPEAEEYLPLVEALPDSMLEQFYRDMAVSRRIDIAGANLQRQGQLALWVPSHGQEAAQVGSARAARPQDHIFPSYREHIAGMIRGLDPVAILSLLRGVTLGGWNPAENGNFHLYTLVLASQTLHATGYAMGMQFDGVVGTGDPEADAAVLVYYGDGSTSQGDANEALVFASSYQTPQVFFVQNNGWAISVPVSRQSRSPLSLRGGGFGMPGVRIDGNDVLVSYAVTRQSLEEARAGDGPSLIEAVTYRMGAHTTADDPTKYRTDEEVAFWAERDPITRYRTWLEGRGASAAFFEDADTEAADVASDMRRRALDVAGPARDKIFRHVYSEPHPLMAEESAWLEAYESGFEGGAA; from the coding sequence GTGGCAGCCCGCGAGAGAGATTTCACCGCGCCGACGGTCCAGCTCCTGACCCCGTCGGGCGAGCTGCGCCCGACGCCCGAGGCGGAGGAGTACCTGCCCCTCGTCGAGGCGCTGCCCGACTCGATGCTCGAGCAGTTCTACCGCGACATGGCCGTGTCCCGGCGCATCGACATCGCCGGCGCGAACCTGCAGCGGCAGGGCCAGCTGGCCCTCTGGGTGCCGAGTCACGGGCAGGAGGCCGCCCAGGTCGGGTCCGCTCGCGCCGCACGGCCGCAGGACCACATCTTCCCGTCGTACCGCGAGCACATCGCCGGCATGATCCGCGGGCTCGACCCCGTCGCCATCCTGTCGCTGCTGCGCGGCGTCACGCTCGGCGGGTGGAATCCTGCAGAGAACGGCAACTTCCACCTCTACACGCTCGTGCTCGCCTCCCAGACGCTGCACGCGACCGGCTACGCCATGGGGATGCAGTTCGACGGCGTGGTCGGCACGGGCGATCCCGAGGCGGATGCCGCAGTGCTCGTCTACTACGGCGACGGCTCCACCTCGCAGGGCGACGCCAACGAGGCGCTCGTCTTCGCCTCGAGCTACCAGACGCCGCAGGTCTTCTTCGTGCAGAACAACGGCTGGGCGATCTCGGTGCCCGTCTCCCGCCAGTCGCGCAGCCCGCTCTCGCTGCGCGGCGGCGGCTTCGGCATGCCGGGCGTACGCATCGACGGCAACGACGTGCTCGTCAGCTACGCCGTCACGCGCCAGTCGCTCGAGGAGGCGCGCGCGGGCGACGGACCCAGCCTCATCGAGGCGGTGACCTACCGGATGGGCGCGCACACCACCGCCGACGACCCCACCAAGTACCGCACCGACGAAGAGGTCGCGTTCTGGGCCGAGCGCGACCCCATCACGAGGTACCGCACCTGGCTCGAGGGGCGGGGCGCGTCGGCGGCCTTCTTCGAGGACGCCGACACCGAGGCGGCCGACGTCGCGTCCGACATGCGCCGGCGTGCGCTCGACGTCGCCGGGCCCGCGCGCGACAAGATCTTCCGGCACGTCTACAGCGAGCCGCATCCGCTCATGGCCGAGGAGTCCGCGTGGCTCGAGGCGTACGAGTCCGGCTTCGAGGGAGGAGCGGCATGA
- a CDS encoding alpha-ketoacid dehydrogenase subunit beta, translated as MRGVQTLSMAKAINAGLREALRADDKVLLMGEDIGPLGGVFRVTEGLQAEFGDKRVLDTPLAESGIVGSAIGLAMRGYRPVVEIQFDGFIFPAFDQITTQLSRQTVRHDGTVSMPVVIRVPYGGHIGSIEHHQESPEAYFAHTPGLRVVSPSSPHDAYWMIQEAIASNDPVLFFEPKSRYWPKGPVDQDHSGMPLHASRVIRQGTDVTVVGHGAMVSTLLQAADIAGGEGTSIEVVDLRSLSPIDYGPLLDSVQRTGRLVVAQEAYGFVSVGSEIAATVAERAFYSLEAPVLRVSSFDTPFPPASLETEFLPSPDRVLEAVDRALAY; from the coding sequence ATGCGCGGAGTGCAGACCCTCTCGATGGCCAAGGCCATCAACGCCGGCCTTCGCGAGGCGCTGCGCGCCGATGACAAGGTGCTGCTCATGGGCGAGGACATCGGTCCGCTCGGCGGCGTCTTCCGGGTGACCGAGGGCCTGCAGGCCGAGTTCGGCGACAAGCGGGTGCTCGACACTCCCCTCGCCGAGTCAGGCATCGTCGGCTCGGCGATCGGCCTCGCGATGCGCGGCTACCGGCCCGTGGTCGAGATCCAGTTCGACGGATTCATCTTCCCGGCCTTCGACCAGATCACCACGCAGCTCTCGCGGCAGACGGTGCGGCACGACGGCACGGTCTCGATGCCCGTCGTCATCCGCGTGCCCTACGGCGGCCACATCGGCTCGATCGAGCACCACCAGGAGAGCCCCGAGGCGTACTTCGCGCACACTCCCGGCCTGCGCGTGGTGAGCCCGTCGAGCCCGCACGACGCGTACTGGATGATCCAGGAGGCCATCGCCTCGAACGACCCGGTGCTGTTCTTCGAGCCGAAGAGCCGCTACTGGCCGAAGGGGCCGGTCGACCAGGACCACTCGGGCATGCCACTGCACGCGAGCCGCGTCATCCGGCAGGGCACCGATGTGACCGTCGTCGGACACGGCGCAATGGTCTCCACCCTGCTGCAGGCGGCCGACATCGCGGGCGGCGAGGGCACGAGCATCGAGGTCGTCGACCTGCGGTCGCTCTCCCCCATCGACTACGGCCCGTTGCTCGACTCGGTGCAGCGCACCGGGCGGCTCGTCGTCGCGCAGGAGGCGTACGGCTTCGTCAGCGTCGGGTCCGAGATCGCGGCCACGGTGGCCGAGCGGGCCTTCTACTCGCTCGAGGCGCCCGTGCTCCGCGTCTCGAGCTTCGACACCCCGTTCCCGCCCGCCTCACTGGAGACCGAGTTCCTGCCGAGCCCCGACCGGGTGCTCGAAGCCGTCGACCGCGCCCTGGCGTACTGA
- a CDS encoding dihydrolipoamide acetyltransferase family protein, producing MSEIRFPLPDVGEGLTEAEIVQWRVAPGDRIALDQVFVEIETAKSLVELPSAFEGVVSELLVDEGKTVDVGTPILVIQTDASVTAAGAPAPTASSGAGAAATSAPAPAPASPAAGATVASHAPAPSEGGGAVLVGHGSSGPHATRRSRHPSPGGAHEHLAAPAAPPAQTVSAPAIGTAAGGAAPAPASRPDSGMPVIAKPPIRKLAKDLGVDLSRVMPTGPIGDVTRDDVIREASQASVFRNIQTPEAPAGRETRIPVKGVRKAIAAAMVQSAYSAPHVSVFVDVDASRTMEYIKRLKASPDYAGVRVSPLLIMAKAMIWAVRRNPSVNAQWTDEEIIVKHFVNLGVAAATPRGLLVPNVKNAQAMTMVELATALEQLTLTAREGKTQPAEMQGGTITITNIGVFGMDTGTPILNPGEVAIVALGTIKQKPWVVDGEVRPRFVTTIGASFDHRVVDGDVASRFLADVASIIEEPALLLE from the coding sequence ATGAGCGAGATCCGATTCCCCCTCCCCGATGTCGGTGAGGGACTCACCGAGGCCGAGATCGTGCAGTGGCGCGTCGCCCCCGGCGATCGCATCGCGCTCGATCAGGTCTTCGTCGAGATCGAGACGGCGAAGTCGCTCGTCGAGCTCCCGAGCGCGTTCGAGGGCGTCGTGTCCGAACTGCTCGTCGACGAAGGCAAGACGGTCGACGTCGGCACCCCCATCCTCGTGATCCAGACGGATGCCTCGGTGACCGCCGCGGGGGCACCCGCACCGACCGCTTCGTCGGGCGCCGGTGCCGCCGCCACATCAGCTCCGGCTCCCGCCCCCGCTTCGCCCGCCGCGGGCGCAACCGTCGCCTCGCACGCACCGGCGCCGTCGGAGGGAGGCGGCGCGGTGCTCGTCGGGCACGGCTCGTCGGGCCCGCACGCGACGCGTCGCTCCCGGCACCCCTCCCCCGGCGGCGCGCACGAGCACCTCGCGGCACCGGCGGCTCCCCCGGCGCAGACCGTGTCCGCGCCGGCCATCGGCACTGCCGCAGGCGGGGCGGCGCCCGCGCCGGCATCGCGACCCGACTCGGGCATGCCCGTCATCGCGAAGCCGCCCATCCGCAAGCTGGCGAAGGACCTCGGGGTCGACCTCTCGCGGGTCATGCCGACCGGACCGATCGGCGACGTCACCCGCGACGACGTGATCCGCGAGGCCAGCCAGGCCAGCGTGTTCCGCAACATCCAGACGCCCGAGGCTCCCGCGGGCCGCGAGACCCGCATCCCCGTGAAGGGCGTTCGCAAGGCGATCGCCGCCGCGATGGTGCAGAGTGCATACTCCGCACCGCATGTATCGGTCTTCGTCGACGTCGACGCCAGCCGCACGATGGAGTACATCAAGCGGCTCAAGGCGTCGCCCGACTATGCCGGCGTCCGCGTGTCGCCGCTGTTGATCATGGCGAAGGCCATGATCTGGGCTGTACGCCGGAACCCGTCGGTCAATGCGCAGTGGACCGACGAGGAGATCATCGTCAAGCACTTCGTGAACCTCGGCGTCGCGGCGGCCACGCCCCGAGGCCTGCTCGTGCCGAACGTCAAGAACGCCCAGGCGATGACGATGGTGGAGCTTGCGACCGCCCTCGAGCAGTTGACGCTCACGGCGCGCGAGGGCAAGACCCAGCCGGCCGAGATGCAGGGCGGCACCATCACGATCACGAACATCGGCGTGTTCGGGATGGACACAGGCACGCCGATCCTCAATCCCGGCGAGGTCGCGATCGTGGCGCTCGGCACCATCAAGCAGAAGCCGTGGGTGGTCGACGGCGAGGTGCGACCGAGGTTCGTGACCACGATCGGGGCGTCCTTCGATCACCGCGTCGTCGACGGCGACGTGGCGAGCCGCTTCCTGGCCGACGTCGCCTCGATCATCGAGGAGCCCGCGCTCCTCCTCGAGTGA
- a CDS encoding GNAT family N-acetyltransferase produces the protein MDTTTAPLTLHPFTVGDAERLLSGKVDPHDGWEGGYAFTDEPELLREYVRAVRETGDPAPFGPHLVRRSNDGATIGGVNVFGPPAADGSVEFAFGLVPAVRGQGLAIHAVIAVVELVRTTGARAARAECEIANLPARRVLENAGLVEAGRSDDSIIYEIRF, from the coding sequence GTGGATACGACGACGGCCCCGCTCACGTTGCATCCCTTCACCGTCGGCGATGCCGAGCGGCTCCTCTCCGGCAAGGTCGATCCGCACGACGGTTGGGAGGGCGGTTACGCGTTCACCGACGAGCCCGAGCTCCTCCGTGAGTACGTTCGCGCCGTGCGCGAGACCGGCGACCCGGCCCCGTTCGGGCCGCACCTGGTGCGACGCTCGAACGACGGCGCCACCATCGGCGGCGTGAACGTGTTCGGGCCGCCGGCCGCCGACGGCTCGGTCGAGTTCGCCTTCGGGCTCGTCCCGGCGGTGCGCGGGCAAGGGCTCGCGATCCACGCGGTGATCGCCGTGGTCGAACTCGTGCGCACGACGGGCGCGCGGGCCGCCCGCGCCGAGTGCGAGATCGCGAACCTTCCGGCGCGACGCGTGCTCGAGAACGCCGGGCTCGTCGAGGCGGGTCGCAGCGACGACTCGATCATCTACGAGATCCGGTTCTGA
- a CDS encoding metal ABC transporter substrate-binding protein, which yields MISRRSGARHGLRTTIATVAMASAGALALASCASPAASEEGSGGPSVVATTTQVGDFTRAVVGDDVEVTQLLAPAQSAHSFDPSAAQLLALSEADALVVNGAGLESWLDDAVSASGFDGVLIDASTGIELFGTDDHDHSTDAAGEHASHEHTGDAHGDEHADEASAHEGHDHGAGNPHIWTDPALAVHMVETIAAGLADVPGIDATAVEANEQAYVAKLDALDAWIRENVETVPPAERLLVTNHDAFTYFIDAYGLTFVGSVIPSFDDNAEPSAAEIDALVEKIRATGVQAVFSEASISPKAAATIAREAGVTVYSGDDALYGDSLGVAGSAGETYLGSQVHNATRILESWGVTPSPLPALLQG from the coding sequence ATGATCTCCCGTCGCTCCGGTGCTCGCCACGGCCTGCGCACGACGATCGCGACGGTCGCCATGGCATCCGCGGGTGCGCTCGCGCTCGCGTCGTGCGCCAGCCCCGCGGCATCCGAAGAGGGCAGCGGTGGGCCGTCGGTCGTGGCGACGACGACGCAGGTGGGGGACTTCACGCGCGCGGTCGTCGGAGACGACGTCGAGGTGACGCAGCTGCTGGCGCCGGCGCAGAGCGCGCACAGCTTCGACCCGTCCGCCGCCCAGCTGCTCGCGCTGAGCGAAGCAGATGCCCTCGTGGTGAACGGCGCCGGCCTCGAGAGCTGGCTCGACGACGCGGTGAGCGCCTCGGGCTTCGACGGCGTGCTGATCGACGCCAGCACTGGCATCGAGCTGTTCGGCACCGATGACCACGACCACTCCACGGATGCCGCCGGCGAGCACGCGAGCCACGAGCACACGGGCGACGCGCACGGCGATGAGCACGCCGACGAGGCATCCGCTCATGAAGGTCACGACCACGGCGCCGGAAACCCGCACATCTGGACCGATCCGGCGCTCGCCGTGCACATGGTGGAGACCATCGCCGCGGGCTTGGCCGACGTGCCCGGCATCGACGCGACAGCGGTCGAGGCGAATGAGCAGGCCTACGTGGCGAAGCTCGACGCGCTCGACGCCTGGATCCGTGAGAACGTCGAGACGGTGCCGCCTGCCGAGCGGCTGCTCGTCACGAACCACGACGCCTTCACCTACTTCATCGACGCGTACGGGCTCACGTTCGTCGGCAGTGTCATCCCGAGCTTCGACGACAACGCCGAACCCAGCGCGGCCGAGATCGACGCCCTCGTCGAGAAGATCCGTGCGACGGGGGTGCAGGCCGTGTTCTCCGAGGCGTCGATCTCGCCGAAGGCCGCGGCCACCATCGCCCGCGAGGCCGGCGTGACGGTCTACTCCGGTGACGACGCGCTCTACGGCGACTCGCTCGGTGTCGCGGGCTCGGCCGGTGAGACGTACCTCGGCAGCCAGGTGCACAACGCGACCCGCATCCTCGAGTCGTGGGGCGTCACGCCTTCCCCCCTTCCGGCACTGCTGCAAGGATGA
- a CDS encoding metal ABC transporter ATP-binding protein, producing the protein MTESPVLRLRGAAFTHPGGSGVSGLELDVSPGDAVALIGPNGAGKSTLLNGVLGLVPLTEGSMQIAGSGEHARNGMIGFLPQSTELDPDFPISLEQVVMQGRYRRLGLFRWPGRADRAAVRAALDAVGLGELAKRPFGELSGGQRQRGLLARALAAQPRLLLLDEPFNGLDQPNRDALIATIRTLKAQGVAVLVSTHDLELARVVCDRVVLVNGTQLAFGPVDDVLTLGNVQECFEGVEVEIDEHTLVVPGHEGH; encoded by the coding sequence ATGACCGAGTCGCCCGTGCTGCGCCTGAGGGGTGCCGCCTTCACCCATCCGGGCGGCTCGGGGGTGTCGGGGCTGGAGCTCGACGTCTCCCCCGGCGACGCGGTCGCCCTGATCGGTCCGAACGGCGCGGGCAAGTCGACGCTGCTGAACGGCGTGCTCGGGCTGGTTCCGCTCACCGAGGGGAGCATGCAGATCGCCGGCTCGGGCGAACATGCCCGGAACGGAATGATCGGCTTTCTGCCGCAGTCCACCGAGCTCGACCCCGACTTCCCGATCAGCCTCGAGCAGGTCGTGATGCAGGGCCGGTATCGACGGCTCGGGTTGTTCAGGTGGCCCGGTCGTGCCGACCGGGCCGCGGTGAGGGCCGCCCTGGACGCCGTGGGACTGGGCGAGCTCGCGAAGCGTCCGTTCGGCGAGTTGTCGGGCGGCCAGCGGCAGCGCGGACTGCTCGCCCGGGCGCTCGCGGCCCAGCCGCGGCTCCTGCTGCTCGACGAGCCCTTCAACGGCCTCGACCAGCCCAACCGCGACGCGCTCATCGCCACCATCCGCACGCTGAAGGCCCAGGGCGTGGCGGTCCTCGTGTCGACCCACGACCTCGAGCTGGCCCGCGTCGTCTGCGATCGCGTGGTGCTGGTCAACGGCACGCAGCTCGCCTTCGGCCCCGTCGACGACGTGCTCACGCTCGGCAACGTGCAGGAGTGCTTCGAGGGCGTCGAGGTCGAGATCGACGAGCACACGCTGGTCGTGCCCGGCCACGAGGGCCACTGA